The sequence CGTTGAAGCTCATCCGCTCCGCGAAGGGATGGGTGGCGTCCACGACATGGGTGACGTCGTGGGCGACGATCCAGGCCGCGAGGCCCTCGACGCCGCCGAAGCCACCGACACGGGTCTCGCCGGGCGGGAGCACGGGCGAGGCCACCCGGCCCGCGAGCGAGGTGGTCACCCGGCCCGAGGGGGCGGCCGCCAGCGCCTCCGCGAGGCGGCGGGCCTCCGTCGTACCGCCCAGGATCAGGACGTGGCGGGCCGGGCGGCCGTCCGGGCGGGGGTCCGACTCAGCAGACATGCCGGTCACGCTCGGGCGAGTACAGGTGGCTGTCGCGGAACTGCTCCGCGCCCAACGTGCGGCCCACCACGATGACGGCGGTGCGCACCAGCCCGTGCTCCTTCACCTGCGGCGCGATGTCGGCCAGGGTGCCGCGCAGGATCAGCTCGTCGGGGCGCGAGGCCATCGCCACGACCGCCACCGGGCACTCGGCCCCGTAGTGCGGGAGCAGCTCGTCGACGACCCGGTCCACGTAGCGGGTGGCCAGGTGCAGCACCAGCAGGGCGCCGCTGCGGCCCAGCGTGGCCAGGTCCTCGCCCGGCGGCATCGGCGTGGCCTGCTGGGCGATCCGGGTCAGGATCACCGTCTGCCCGACGGTGGGGACGGTCAGTTCCCGCTTGAGGGCGGCGGCCGCCGCGGCGAAGGCCGGGACGCCCGGGACGACCTCGTAGGGGATGCCGGCCGCGTCCAGCCGCCGCATCTGCTCCGCGACCGCGCTGAAGATCGACGGGTCGCCGGAGTGCAGCCGCGCCACGTCCTGGCCCGCCGCGTGGGCCCGTACGTACTCGGCGACGATCTCGTCCAGGTTCAGCTGCGAGGTGTCGACCAGGCGGGCGTCCGCGGGGCACTCGGCCAGCAGCTCGCGCGGCACGAGGCTGCCCGCGTACAGGCAGACGGGGGCGGCGGCCAGGGTCCGGGCGCCGCGCACGGTGATCAGGTCGGCGGCGCCGGGGCCGGCACCGATGAAGTACACGGTCATGTTCGATCCTTCTCCTCGGTCGACCCGGCGGTCGAGCCCTCCGACTTCGTCACGGACCACTGGGTGACCGGCATCGCCTGCCGCCAGCCCGTGAAACCGCCGACCGGCACGGCGTGCGCGACGGCGAGCTTGACCAGTTCGCCGCCGTGGCGCCGGTAGCGCTCGGCGAGCACCGCCTCCGACTCCAGGGTGACGGTGTTGACCACGAGCCGGCCGCCGGGGGCCAGCGCGTCCCAGACCGCGTCCAGCAGGCCGGGGGCGGTCAGCCCGCCGCCGATGAACACGGCGTCGGGGGCCGGCAGTCCGGCCAGCGCCTGCGGTGCGGCCCCGACGACCACGCGCAGGCCGGGGACGCCCAGCGCCGCCGCGTTCCGGGTGATGCGCCCGGCCCGCTCCGGGACGCGCTCCACGGCCACCGCCCGGCACGAGGGGTGCGTACGCATCCACTCGATGCCGATGGAGCCGGAGCCGCCGCCGATGTCCCACAGCAGCTCGCCGGGGGCCGGGGCCAGCGCGCACAGGGTCGCGGCCCGGACATGGCGCTTGGTGAGCTGCCCGTCGTGCTCGTACGCGGTGTCCGGGAGGCCCGGGGTCGCGCCGAGCCGCGGCGCGTCGTGGGTCGGGTCGCGGCGGCAGTCGAGCGCGACCACGTTCAGGGGGTCGCCGGGCGCGTGGTCCCAGGTGTCGGCGCGGCCCTCGTACGTGTCCTCGCGCTCGGACCCGAGCTGTTCGAGGACCCGCATCCGGCTCGGGCCGAACCCGCGCTCCCGCAGCAGTGCGGCGATCTCGCCCGGGGACGCGGCTCCGGCGCTGAGCACCAGCACCCGGCGTCCTTCGTGGAGCGCGGCCGCCAGCCGGGCCACCGGGCGGCCGACCACCGTGACCACCTCGGTGTCCTCCACCGGCCAGCCCAGGCGGGCGCAGGCGTAGGACACCGACGAGGGGTGCGGG comes from Streptomyces virginiae and encodes:
- the cobM gene encoding precorrin-4 C(11)-methyltransferase; this translates as MTVYFIGAGPGAADLITVRGARTLAAAPVCLYAGSLVPRELLAECPADARLVDTSQLNLDEIVAEYVRAHAAGQDVARLHSGDPSIFSAVAEQMRRLDAAGIPYEVVPGVPAFAAAAAALKRELTVPTVGQTVILTRIAQQATPMPPGEDLATLGRSGALLVLHLATRYVDRVVDELLPHYGAECPVAVVAMASRPDELILRGTLADIAPQVKEHGLVRTAVIVVGRTLGAEQFRDSHLYSPERDRHVC
- the cbiE gene encoding precorrin-6y C5,15-methyltransferase (decarboxylating) subunit CbiE, whose protein sequence is MPVTVVGLGADGWAGLSAAGRSALTSAEVLIGGPRQLDLLPVAECAGERVAWPSPLRPAVPKLMAEHAGRRIAVLASGDPMFYGIGRALAEELGPRSLRVHPHPSSVSYACARLGWPVEDTEVVTVVGRPVARLAAALHEGRRVLVLSAGAASPGEIAALLRERGFGPSRMRVLEQLGSEREDTYEGRADTWDHAPGDPLNVVALDCRRDPTHDAPRLGATPGLPDTAYEHDGQLTKRHVRAATLCALAPAPGELLWDIGGGSGSIGIEWMRTHPSCRAVAVERVPERAGRITRNAAALGVPGLRVVVGAAPQALAGLPAPDAVFIGGGLTAPGLLDAVWDALAPGGRLVVNTVTLESEAVLAERYRRHGGELVKLAVAHAVPVGGFTGWRQAMPVTQWSVTKSEGSTAGSTEEKDRT